The following are encoded together in the Pithys albifrons albifrons isolate INPA30051 chromosome 5, PitAlb_v1, whole genome shotgun sequence genome:
- the FBXW7 gene encoding F-box/WD repeat-containing protein 7 isoform X4, with the protein MNQELLSVGSKRRRTGGSLRGNASSSQVDEEQMNRVVEEEEQQQRRQQEEQHIGRNGEIGGEEPGFDDRHESRQEQLEENNNRLTTVDEESTCNQEEDDDEHAGDQEEEVEEEEEMDQESDDFDQSDDSSREDEHANSNSVTNSNSLMDLPIHQSSPFYMKTKLEVCPSGVTLEYFGSS; encoded by the coding sequence ATGAATCAGGAACTGCTCTCTGTGGGCAGCAAGAGGCGACGAACTGGTGGATCTCTTCGAGGTAATGCTTCCTCAAGCCAAGTGGATGAGGAGCAGATGAATCGGGTCgtagaagaggaggagcagcagcaaagacgACAACAAGAGGAGCAGCACATTGGGAGGAATGGGGAGATAGGAGGAGAAGAACCTGGATTTGATGACAGGCATGAGTCTCGGCAGGAACAGCtggaggaaaataataatagaCTTACTACAGTGGATGAAGAATCCACTTGTAATCAagaggaagatgatgatgaaCATGCTGGTGATCaagaggaggaggtggaagaggaagaggaaatggACCAGGAGAGTGATGATTTTGATCAGTCTGatgacagcagcagagaagaTGAACATGCCAACAGTAACAGTGTCACAAATTCCAATAGCCTCATGGACTTGCCCATTCACCAGTCATCGCCATTCTACATGAAGACAAAG